The genome window CGCCAGTCCCTGGTGGCTACATCTTTTCCTCTATCACCTGTATTCAATCTATCTTTTTGTGTGTGAGAGTAAGATGAGCCAAGATCTGGATGGCCTATCCTCAAATTTCAGGAACATCGTGGAGCGAGATGAGCCAGACGAGAGCACTTTGTTGAATGATGCGACTGCAAGTTTCGAGATAGAAACAgataccatgcagtacccaccccCGTACGTACCCACCCCCCGTACGTACCCACCCCCCGTACACCAAAAATATTTcctccccatacaaaatgcaaCTTTTCAACGTCGTACTAAAaaattaccaaaaatggcaacAACGTGACGTTTCATATGAATAGGTTTCAATTTgttcaaagttcaatatCTTCTAGGTTTCTTGACTTTACGGCCCCTGCGAGTGTGCATGACAGGTAATTCTTCCACCTCAGAATTTGAGCTTTCGCCCTCCTGCACCCCGCCAACCTCGATCAcgtcctcaacagcctctgTCTCTTGAGTTGCCCGAGACGGGCTGGAAATAACATCACCAGCTACTAGAGCCTCGGCTAATGTCATAAACTTCTTATTGGGGTTCGGTatcgccttcctcttcttacCTCTGCTCAGCCGGCTaacttcctcctccaaaCTGGCTACTATTGACCTTAGCgacaggctttctatccatactccatactccatacggcgccttatggaatatggaatatggaatgcaaCCCATATGGAACTTAATCCATACATATGGAAACTAAGAAATGACGTCATTTACATTATCAACTAAACCGAATCTGGGTTGGAGCTCTGCCAGCCAGCCGAATCATCTAGCCCCTCTACGTTGTTATCCTCAATACTTTCCGCTTCAAGTAAATCTACCGGGTAACCTTGTGTTATCCCGCTTTTGATCCAACTCTTCATGCATAcgtgctgaagaagcttCCATTGTTCGGCACCACCGTGACTACCCGGCCCGTCAAGACCTGGCAACTCCGACAAAGCTAATAGTGCCTGCAGCGCTTCCTTTGCATCCGGATCTACAAATTTGACGCATATCCCAAGGAAAGCTTTGTGATTTGGAGCAGACCACACGTCAGCAGAGAGATGAAGTTTCCATGGTGTAGACTGCAATTTTCTTCGCAACATGTCTTTGTGTACACGAAAGGAATTGGAGACAAGCTTCTGTATGGAGCCGTGAGaaaggctgatgaggtcaTCTGCCGCAGGATTGACTGCAGAAATGAGCGCATGAAgctctggccaagaactGCAGTTGTAAGAGAGATTACGGACAGTCACGAGCTGAATAAGTGCCTTCAACGCTGCTTTGTGATTGATGGCATGTCTCAGAGTTTCTTCTCGTTTTGCCAGTTGCTTTGCAGCATGCATATCGCCGGCCTTGGCGAAAGCATCCTGAATCAGACGGTCACGCCGTTTTTTAATCGGATGTTCATGGGCTTCCAGCTCAATGCCGTGTATCTTGAGCAGATGATTCCGAAAGGTCGTTGAAACGGTCGTGGAGTAAGTCGGACTTACACAATGCATGCAGTAGTAAATCTTCTCATTTTTGCGACCGCAACGAGATGGCTCCGAATTGAGGGGCTCACGGGCGTGAGCCCAAGTATTTGCAGTCGTTTTACGCTTTCGAGCCATGCGCTCTTGGACATCGCCGCTTGAGAATCGAGGGTTCGTGCTGAAGATTGAGGAAGAGCACAATTCGCTTGTGGACACTGGAATCCCCGCAGGGTCAGTGGAAGTGGATGTCATCAGCGAGGACATACGCAGCGTCCTTACACAGTGGTGTTggaattaaagaaagagtggagagttggaaaatcgCCCCTGAACGGGATTACTACAGGGATCAAATTTTTTCCGCCGTATTGCCATACTTATGGAATACGACATCCccgtatggaatatggattaACGCGTATGGATTATTCCAtatggattaattaatccatacgcgtatggatagaaagcctgcctGGATATACACGACACGGATATATTCCGTTCCGTGATTAAGAGGTTGTGGATGAGAGGACAATTTGGCTCTAATTACACTGCACAGAGCCTGGATTGTGATATTCCAGAGCACGATGCCAAAGAAAAGCCAATTGGCGAGAAGCCTGCAGAAGATACACCGGAAAGGTTAGACTGGGAGCTATTGGTACCAGCAGACGCGCCCGCAGAAGCTTCGGCTTATgatccagaagaagaagctcctGTAGAAGCAGCGCCTGCCGAAGAGGCGCCTACAGAAGAAGCGCCTGCTGCATACGACGGCTCACCGGAAGAGGAACTACCCACTGCAGAAGCATGTCCGGTGGAAGTGTACAATGAAGATGCACCGGCTGAGGCAAAACCCACAGAAGGTACGTCGCCCAGATCCATACTCGTCAGTGTATTCATATACTCACCCGTGCCATACACAGTAGAGGAAACATGCGAAGATGATTACGTACCGAAAGAGCAGGACGCAACATACCTACCTTTCAGTAGTCAACACAAGTTGATAACCTTTCTACAGGAGGTCCTTGAGGGAGCATGTTTTGCTTATGGACGGAGAGAGCTGTCGAAATTATTAAACGAGCGTGGCTGGAATTGCGTCGAAGCAGTACCGCTCCGTATCTGGATGGACCAACTCGCTAATAGACGACACATCCTCGACACAATACCCAGTGAACGTCTCTTGGAATCGGTGGCTGGTACCCAAGACATCGCTGTTAACCGCACGCCTATTGATTCGTCTAGGATGAAGAAGTTCCTAGAGGATGCGGCCGAGCTTACCGATATCTTGAAGATGAAAGACTACGGCGACATCATTAGAAAGGTTCGAGTAGATATCAATAAGACAACCGAAGGTTTAAGCCGTGAGGAGCAGGAGGCAAAGGACCGGCAAGAGAAGAATCTGAAGCGAATTGCCGAGGAACGAAAAATACTAGATGAGCGGGAGGCGGATGTTCGAAAGGAGCGGGGAAAAAACAAGAGGGAGCGCCAGATATCGGCTGGGCTGGAGGTCAAAGGGTTGTTGGATGAAGCAAAGAAGTCGTTTGGGATAACAGTCTTTTTCGACGAATTGGCATAGTAgtgtcacggccagggtccctggatgcattcagggTCTTACCGCTGCACTaaatggcaaaagactaggatgtaaggtccctgaccttacactgcattctcatatatatagctatagcgcccTCAGATCAGGATCAGTTCAGGCTTTAGgcttcaggctgtgacaaGTAGACGTGGGAGAAAGCTTGTTGATAAAGTTAAGCAGTAGTATTTTTACCAGCCAACCAGTAAATTAAGGGACTACATAAAGATGAGAATATGCTAAGAAAAAAGCCCTTTCTTCGTGAAATTCAAACTAGAATTAAAGTTACTTATCGTCCTATATTGTAGTTAAAGTTCTAAGGCAGACGATAGGGTAAGCGATGGTAGTACGGGGGCTAGACCTCCCTAAGATTTAAAGTTCAGGCCGGGGTTATAAGGAGGGAGGGGCTGAAAGGACACCACTGTGAACAGGGGTCAGCAGAGGTCTACAAAACTGGAGCAGTCCCCCATAATCGTGGGCAGGCAATTTCTCCACTCTCAACCGCATACGACAATTTTCCATCATAATTAATCGCAACGACAATGCGCGACATAAAACGATTTAATGCGACAAAGGCAGCTAATCTGATGATGAACACCACAACGAAGACGAAATGGATAATACGACCCGtatgtaacggttgcacctaaccgttaggccacagggcaaaagattggGCTATAATCACTATGTGAGCGATTgcagtggtgcttacagctgcctatagaAGCCTTACAGCGCTGTTACGGGACCAATCGTAACACCAGGGGAGTCGGTTACATGGGTGCTTGACTTAAGTTCTTCCTTGCTTAGTTCTTTTAAATCATCTTTGAGATGCTGGACATCCCCAGAGAACGTCTCCTTTTCATTAAATATCACGTCTTTAGTggagatgaccttgttgGTCAAAGGATTCCAGACCCTGTAGATGTTTGTCAAGCTATACCCAACCAGGTATCCTATCCACCCTCGGGGATTGAGTCGTTGTCGTCGATTCTTCTTTTCAAGGCATCGGTCGTCATCGCGAAGGTTTTACAGCCGTATACTCGAAGGTGTGTCTGATCGGGCTTACGCTCCGTGACTACCACTCCGTCCCTAATGGCAAAGTAAGTGTAGAAACGCTCATACGGCGTTTTCCAATTGTAGATGTACTTCGGTGTCCTGTTGTATAGGTATACAGCAGCACGCCAGATCTCAACCCAAAGGAACGAAGGTAGCTTTGCTCCGATTCTCATTGCGCGAGCTTTCTCCTTGATCACACCCCCGAGCGCTCTGCGCCGCCGTTTTGACTTTGGGCATATGGCGCGGAGGGCTCTAGGCGCATCCCGTTTTTGATACTGAGGAAGTCACTTACCTGGCGACTATCCGGGATTTCGTTATCGCACTCAATGACCTCGGGCCTGCACTGGAGTTGTCGCTCTAGTGTTCTGAGTAGATGCTCCAGTGCATAGATAAGCGTTGGTGCAGTTCGATCGGGAAGATAATAGTCCCAAATATAGCCAGAGTAACTTTCAGTGACCAGCATAGCTGAAGTACAGCCAGAATCTCCACTGATGTCGTGGAAATCGATGGCGAGTCGGATGCCGGCCTTCTCGGGCGGAACTCGTCTTTGTCGATGGACTTGGCGTTTCATCTTCGCCGTTCCACAAGCATCACACTCGACCGTGGAGATCCCCTTGATCTTCACCCCCCGAGATTGGCCCACGAGGTGCTTGAGTGCTTCAGGTCCTGGGTGTCCAAGTCGAAGGTGCCAAAAGGTTTCGTTTCCACTACAAGGAGAACGCTTACTCCACGAGTCATACTGTTTCCGTCTGGCCAGgaacgctgctgctgctgtcgatTTGTCGATGTACTCCAATACATACTGGTCGAAATGGTCCGTCAATATGCAGGGGACTGAATCATCTTTTCTGCGAATTTGGTTGTTATTTCCTCTCGTGTCCCAGTAGTAGCCCCTTTTTCGTAACTGCCGGTATGAGACAATATTGCAGGCAAAGTTTGTGCAATGAGCTACGTCATGTAATCTGAGCAGAGAAGGCCCTTGGGGCCCCCTGAACGCGAATGTCCACGTTCCCTGTTGGAGATCACAAATGTGAAACGACCAAGTCGGTGGCAAGGTGTGAAACAAGGTGGAACATTCCACGGAGGTGGTGCCTGTACATAAATAGTAGTTCTCCTACTGCATCTTTTGAAAGAATTAAGAAACCTAAACTCTTCCCATTTTAACACGACTCCCGTGCGAACAAGATATTGCGAACACTCTGGCCAAGGGTTTCGACCGCAAGCATTTCCAGCGCCTCCTACTCGAATGGATCATCGAGGAAAACCACGCATTTAGCGTCTGTGAGCAAGGAAGACTACGCCAGATATTCGAATACCTTAACCCACTTATCAAGATCACGGATGCCAATATTACCAGGACAACCATCCGCCGCAAAGTTCTCTCGGCCTACGAAATGCACAAGGATAAGGTCGTCGCAGCGCTGAAGAAGTCATGGCATGACTGTCATGCGGCCTGATTCACGTCTCCTTTGACGGATGGAAATCAGGCAACAGGCACAGCTTGTACGGGATTGCTTGTTTCTTTCGGGATGAGAATAGCCAGCCACGCAAGCTGGCGCTTGGTGTACCGGAATTGAGAACTCGCCATTTTGGACACAACATTGCGGCCGAAATACTGGACGTCCTTGACGCCTATGGTATCCAGGATAATATTGGGTACTTCACACTGGACAACGCGGAAAGCAACGACAAGGCCATGGAGGTAATTGGTGGTGAGCTCGGGTTCATCGGGTCGAGGATGCGTGGGCGCTGCTTCGGCCATACGCTAAATCTCTCGGCCAAAGCACTGCTGTTTGGTCACAACGTCGAGGCTTTTGAAGAGCAGTTGTCAGGGGAAGCTGCTCTGTCTGAGGCGGAGCACACACTTTGGCGGCGTAAAGGACCTGTCGGAAAGCTGCACAACCTGGTGGTTGGCGTCCGAAGGTCGGACCAGCTTACTTATTTGCTGCGGAGTATACAACGATCCGAATTCGATCTATCCTCGGACCCCCAGGATTAGAGCGAGGCAGCCGGTCGATTTGATCATTGACAACGATACCCGGTGGCTTTCTCAACTATACATGATTAGACGCGCCATCATTCTTCGACCATTCATCGAACAACTCGTCTTGAAGCATCGTCAACAGTGGGAGCAGGACAACAGATCAAAGAGGACAGGGAATCTCAGAAAGTCTGCAAGGGAGCCCCGGATTTGCTTGGAGGAAAACCAGCTTACGGTCAATGACTGGGTAGTCCTGGAACACCTAGCTAAGCTTCTTGGATTCTACGAGGACTCCGTGAAGACTCTGGAAGGCGATGGCCAACAACGCAAGCGGAAAGGAGGGTGGGTTGGCTCGTACGGGAATGTATGGGAGGTTATCCAGGGATTCGAGTTCTTGTTGGAAGTACTCGAGGACTATAAGCAGCTTGCTTCTGAGATACCCGCCGCGGAGCACTTCCGAATCAATATTAATCTGGGTTGGGAAAAACTCAACAAGTACTACAGCAGGCTGGATGAGACACCAATCTATTACACGGCCTTAGCGCTGCACCCGGCTTTCCGGTGGGGGTATTTCGAGAATGAGTGGAAGGATAACACGAAATGGGTGATGAAGGCGAAGCAGATGGTCCGAGAAGTGTGGGAATCGGACTATCGTCACCTGCAGGTGGTCCGGAGTCCCGTGGATGACGAACCAGTTGCGAAGCGGCAGCGAAAGTACTACAATCCATTTCAAGCGTACTGTGAGCGCACGCGGCTGGTTCTCGGATACGGTTTGGTGAAAGAGGAAGCGACTTTGTCTGACGATATCAATGAAGAAATTAACGAGCTCGGATTATGGTAGTCGTCATGGGAGGCTGGAGATAACGATGTTAGAGATCCAATATCATACTGGCACGAGCGCAAACGTCGGTATCCTCGTCTTTCACGAATGGCGCTGGACTTCCTTACGATCCAGCCAATGTCAGCAGAGTGTGAGAGGATGTTCGCGGCGGCAGGGCGGATGGTGACGCCGCTACGAAATCGGCTGGACGCGGACATTATAGGAATGTGTCAAGTGCTGCAATCGTGGTTACGGGCTGGGGTGATTTACGACCTGGACGTGTcacatcaggatcacggcggcggcGCAGAGTGAGTGCTGCATcctctatttcccacttcgcggcaggcaggcctgacttctgcatccagatgatataagatacgatagcttcttcttcttcctccgtGAGCTGCTGCGGGCGCCCTATCTTAGCATCagcaacatcctcataagcAACGGTATTTGCAGCCTCAAGCCTCTTGACGATACGGTCGAtggatgcacgagcagagccggcatatcgagcttcagcatcacgaagagtcagtgccTTTTTGGGCGGCCGGCAGCGTCACGATTGAGGCCGTGGCGAAGTCTCTGGCGTGAGAGAACAAcagcctgagcagctctgagatttgattgtgagggcataatttctatagacgtgatatatgaatTTtctactgattgatgtcctagaaatcattggttttggcgggcaaaagtcatgattctACGAcggcagcctgtgcggggttgtctcacacttttgtgcccaactaagcttgcttagttggcccccccggctagccaacgagtataaTTGACCAGCTTACGACGCCTTTCCGTACTGCCTTGATCAGATTTCAATTCTAATATCTAATCGGATTGAGACGTAGTGTCTTGACAAAGATATGCTTTATTGGGAGGCCAGATGTACCTATGTTTCAAGAAAATAGCGCCGGGAACATATCCTTGTTGCTGTCGGTTTGGTCACCCTGTTACCAAGAACCAGAATGTTGAATGCTGGTTCAGTATAGTGATCTGACACCAGAATTGGCAGACCAGCCACTCATTCAGCAATTCAAGACGACGGCTGTGCCGCAAAAGCTTGTCAGCGACAAAGTCCTCAAAATCAAATACGCACCCCACTCACCTTTGGCGAAGTAACTGTACGAGTTGGTGTGTCTAAGGTTCTGAGCTGCTGAAAGAGCCCGGGTTTGTTCGTAGCTGTAAGCCCTATTGATATCCTTGAGGCCGAACAGATGGCCCGTCTCGTGGAGCGTGACGAAGGCCTGGTCCCTATAATGGCATTGGTTGTTTTGAAGCTGCTTTTGGTAGTACCCAGGGCAGGTGCCTATGATTCCCAGCTTGGGCACGGCGTAGGCTACCGCATTGCGTCTAGCGCAGACGCCCCTCGGGTCGCCACAGTAGTAGTGGGCACCCCTGAGTTGATGCTGCTGCAAGCCACCGCGATGCGGTCAAAGATACCAGCGACGTGGTTGCGAGTCACAGGAGCGGCCGACTTGAAGTACTCCCTCATCCTGGCGGCAGGTCCGGAGcgagcggcggcggcggctcgACGCGCGCGATTTCGACATATTCCGATGGCCTGGCTCACCGCCGCGCGCTTAGCCCCCCTGGCAGCCGGGCACCAGGATGTGACGTGCGCGAAGGGCGAAACCCTGATGGATGGAGGAGGCAGCGGCACCGTCCACGTGcgtgttgatggtgttgctggTAAACTGGATCACGCCTGCGATCTCGTTGGACCCGGGCAGAGCGTACAAGAAGGATCCAGTAGAGATCAGAGAGAAGTTGCCGCCGGCGCCAAGGTTGTGGGTTTCACCGACATCGAAAGTGGTCTCAAGGGTCTGCCCAACGCGAAGAGCTTCAAAGTCGGTGTCGTCCACGTCCTCCATAGAGATTTCGACATAAACGCCTTCAAAGTCAATGCTCTCGCCTAGTGTTTATTTAGGTTAGCCATGCGCTCTGGCAGAGCTTGCATCTACACTCACCATTCTGGAAGATCTCAGCCTTCTCGGTTTGGATATCAGGATCAATCAGTGAACCGGTCTTGAACAGCTTCAGATCAGATCCGCCATTGTTGGTGATCGTCGCCTTAACAAGCGTGTTGCCAATCATCTCCAGGTTCACTGCTAAGGAGGATGCATCTCTCTCGTCGAATGGCATAGAGTTGGCAACAGAGGCTAGGAGCATAATGGAAGACGAGAATAACTTCATCTTGTCTGGTAACTACGGATTGTAGTGTGATGGGCGAAACTCAAGAAAAGACAGAGATGCTGGGACCAAGATCAGACTCATAGAACGTCAGGGAACCAccattatatagtaaaaagaaGACCATTGGGTCTCTCCCTGATCGCACTCAGCGACTACCTTGCCATGTCTGCTGGCATCGCAGTACATGACCTTCCTCTACTGCGATACCGCTCCCGTATGCTGGAGCTAGTAGATGGAAACGCAGCTGAAAGATGCTTTCACTCCCAGCCGAGCTTCGGCATGATGTCCAGATTGCAACATGGTAGATGGAAGCAGAGTTGAAAGATGCTTTCGCCCTTGACCGATATGGTATCCAAATTACAACATAGTAGATGCAAACACAGCTGAAAGATAAAAAAGCATGATCACAACGATTCTTGGCATGCCCCGCTGCGCCCACCCCAACTCCCAACACGACGACACAACACCCAATACAGCAGATGCGCCGTTGAGTGATCAAATGCCTCGCTGGATTGAAAGGCTCTCACATAGGTTCGTGAATATTAGTATGGTGCATCTCCGAGGAACCGCGGTCCATCGCTGATGCAGAACACAACGCGATTCTTTGGTGCCAAGATTGCCGCGGCGGGCCGGCACATGGAGCCGAAGCGGGAGAGGCCAGTGTGGATGGTGGATGAGATGGGGGCTGAGCATTACCAAGCCAACCTTCCGTTTTTACCGTCAAAGTTGCATCGAGCTGACAGGATCACCGAGGATCTCTCACAGACATCACTTCACTCTCACTTGCCAAATGCATGGGAAGAGAGTCGCTGTCCATGTGGGCGCGACGGCCTTGGTCCTACATGTTGTGATCTAGATAGGGTAATCGCGGACACGCTGGTCTTATTTTTCTGAGACTAGCTCAAATCGGGTCCCCGCAAATCGGTTTCAATACGACAATACTGCGGGATTACTGCATTGTTAAAGCCGTGATCAGCAATCAGTTCGATTTattggcggcggcagcaaCCAAGCTCTTTCACTGGCTGTTAGAAGATATACACCGGGGTAGGCCGTTCTAGACTTGGGGGATTTAACATTTAACACGCGGTGCGGGACGGGACCTTTCAGCTCCCCGCTATTGACTCTTGGCGTCCGGTCAGGACCAAGTGGCGTCCAATCAAAGACGGAACTGATAGCTTCCAAGGCTCACACAGCACAATTCAGGGATGGCTGAGGCCTGTTGCTTTGTTATCTgcaagggttgaaaatatgcagccgcttcccttttcatcAATGCCCAGCGCGGCCATGCAACTAACAATGATATTTAAACGAATCATGATGTAGCTGCTCTGTTCTCGAGAAAATGGAAAGGAGACTTTCTCGCACACGGATACTGTTGGATGttgagggttcaccctcacgTGGAGGATGAGGGAGGCCGCATGAGCAGCCGAGCGGCTCGTCAGCGTCCAGGCCTTAGCGTTGCATTCATCACGTACATGGACATCCTCTTTTCAAcagttcttcttgaaaagcCGAAACATACATGACAGTTGAAAGCTGAAAGTTCCGTGTGACTTGGCATCATTGTAATTGGAA of Fusarium poae strain DAOMC 252244 chromosome Unknown contig_4, whole genome shotgun sequence contains these proteins:
- a CDS encoding uncharacterized protein (SECRETED:SignalP(1-17)); the encoded protein is MKLFSSSIMLLASVANSMPFDERDASSLAVNLEMIGNTLVKATITNNGGSDLKLFKTGSLIDPDIQTEKAEIFQNGESIDFEGVYVEISMEDVDDTDFEALRVGQTLETTFDVGETHNLGAGGNFSLISTGSFLYALPGSNEIAGVIQFTSNTINTHVDGAAASSIHQGFALRARHILAIGICRNRARRAAAAARSGPAARMREYFKSAAPVTRNHVAGIFDRIAVACSSINSGVPTTTVATRGADQAFVTLHETGHLFGLKDINRAYSYEQTRALSAAQNLRHTNSYSYFAKARYAGSARASIDRIVKRLEAANTVAYEDVADAKIGRPQQLTEEEEEAIVSYIIWMQKSGLPAAKWEIEDAALTLRRRRDPDVTRPGRKSPQPVTTIAALDTFL